The proteins below come from a single Chelmon rostratus isolate fCheRos1 chromosome 10, fCheRos1.pri, whole genome shotgun sequence genomic window:
- the slc35c2 gene encoding solute carrier family 35 member C2, with the protein MACPVQFICRGLRTVGLVFLYYGFSIGITFYNKWLMKGFHYPLFMTLVHLTINFCLSALTRQAMQCWTGKPRITLTWTDYLHKVAPTAMATALDIGLSNWSFLFITISLYTMTKSSAVLFILFFSLVFKLEEPNPFLILVVLLISSGLFMFTFESTQFNLEGFIMVLLASFIGGIRWTLTQVLMQKAELGLQNPIDALYHLQPLMFLGLFPLFLYNEGLSLSTSEKLFRVTELSPLLYSLLTLSIGGSLAFGLGFAEFLLVSRTSSLTLSISGIFKEVCTLLLAASLMGDKMSALNWLGFIVCLCGISLHVGLKTYYSKNKGPSLRQLNSKSPELELPLLWQNEDDREDSAADEDEDETQEITLH; encoded by the exons ATGGCGTGCCCGGTCCAGTTCATTTGTCGGGGGCTTCGTACAGTTGGATTAGTTTTCCTTTACTACGGCTTCTCTATAGGAATCACCTTCTATAACAAATGGCTGATGAAG ggCTTCCACTATCCCCTCTTCATGACATTGGTTCACCTCACCATCAacttctgcctctctgctctgacgCGGCAGGCCATGCAGTGCTGGACAGGGAAGCCCCGCATCACCCTGACCTGGACAGACTACCTACATAAAGTAGCTCCGACAG ccatggcaacagcactGGATATTGGCCTTTCCAACTGGagcttcctcttcatcaccatTAGCTT GTACACCATGACCAAGTCTTCAGCAGTGCTCTTtatcctctttttctccctggTCTTTAAACTAGAGGAGCCG AACCCATTCCTGATCCTGGTGGTCCTGCTGATCTCCAGTGGTCtctttatgtttacatttgagTCAACCCAATTCAACCTGGAGGGCTTCATCATGGTGCTGCTGGCGTCCTTCATAGGGGGGATCCGCTGGACCCTCACTCAGGTCCTCATGCAGAAGGCAGAGCTGG GCCTTCAGAACCCAATAGATGCCCTGTACCACCTCCAACCTCTCATGTTCCTTGGcctctttcccctcttcctGTATAATGAAG GGCTGAGCCTCAGCACCTCAGAAAAGTTATTCCGGGTGACGGAGCTCTCACCTCTCCTGTATTCGCTCCTCACGCTGAGTATCGGCGGCTCACTGGCCTTTGGTTTAGGCTTCGCAGAGTTCCTGCTCGTCTCCCGGACCTCTAGCCTCACTTTATCCATATCAGGGATTTTTAAG GAGGTGTGCACTCTGCTTTTGGCAGCATCTCTGATGGGAGACAAAATGAGCGCGCTTAATTGGCTGGGAttcattgtgtgtctgtgtggcatTTCATTGCATGTGGGACTCAAAACATATTATTCCAAAA ATAAGGGCCCATCTTTAAGGCAGCTCAACAGTAAGAGCCCAGAGCTTGAGCTGCCATTACTGTGGCAAAACGAAGACGACAGAGAGGACTCAGCAGCTGACGAAGACGAAGACGAGACTCAGGAAATCACTCTGCACTGA